The following is a genomic window from Meriones unguiculatus strain TT.TT164.6M chromosome 13 unlocalized genomic scaffold, Bangor_MerUng_6.1 Chr13_unordered_Scaffold_37, whole genome shotgun sequence.
agtcaatgttgtttagggaccaactgttccaaatatttgtcactgtgcagtctttGTTACCCCgctgatcagtatgcaatcagccctgcaatctggaatctgtttttaattttaactgaatatgagtattttgattgtagtcatgaatatgaacctcttgtgtgcctgatcgtcacagtagtccaaagatgtgttcagaactcataaacttatagcaattgataatagtgggtcccagttgAACACTtacatttcagaccaattatttgcaagagcagcaagagctcctcactgctgagccatctctcctgccttatgttgcttacatatatcatcatttacattgctaatattgtcatctttgtatttttagctatttaaacatgcattccttttagtaagatcttattaaagttacagtttaagctagggcattgtagatcTCTGgaaattgaatacacaactggagtgaatgtataatttcttgtagaaacttcagtaaacacctctcagttctttccatcttttatgtttgttttattgaattaaaggggagactctgtcttactatataggtctggctgtcctagaactctttgtatagatcattcTGGCATCCATTcaataatatatacctgtgtctgcctcctgagtgatggaattaaaggcatgacagactATACCAGCTTgtccttcattttttttgtagttagtaactgttcataaatttctctgatgtgtacttagtactgttcatctgttaatttctctctgtgtgtctctgtctctctctttctattttgctctcttctctctgtttgtctttgtccacattactTGCCATGActattccaaacctctatcctattcagatatgacacagttaaactttgttattctgttttcctctaaaatgacttagtgataacattcacactcattttttaatagaaaattttaatcttcattttaaactatagactatacacgatttagaaaggaaaatatacaaaacaatgatcaaagaataatcatgtgttctatgccttttcttttgtctgggaactcagaaatatgatgttatcagctaggattattgttgcttgccactcacattatttttatccatctattcactgtagtacaatttcccttccacaaatatatgagcccccattttcatatactggtatgccaaatctctgatccctggtcaaaacatgatatctagtgccatgttgtcttttgactgacaccacacatctgttcactgtcacctgatagccacatctcatttgttgctagataagatatgatgactgtgttttttccttccacctatctcatgacagggtcctgacctacttgcccaagtaactaaagatgattcatacatcactcaagaacccaactaatgtctaattcatattcatgcttTACAAACTAATAAAACgcctttaacaaaggtttccaaagcatgcctttggttttccttacaatctaaactttaagctttttcttctccccttgttcacctgatgcacagcacccaactatctaacactagcacttctgtgtcagaaaataaatggaaacagcactagaattatatgattctattgcaaatgaagtataaatttatattgttgcgaccctttctgttgtacaaatgcatggcatattttagaattcagtgaccttcaatgatgtgcatgtgaaattcagccaagaagagtgggctttgctggaaccatcacagaaacaactctacaatgatgtgatgctagagacctgtaaaaacctcactgctataggtaaggcagcaaattttctttcacttttaaaataaggagacaagtcttactttgttattgatccttttctatgattccaattgagaatgaggaggaatgaggtgaataaatcaggcatggttttaagggtcatagaagatagtgatttaagttttgctttaataataatatgatatttccagtcatatatattttctggtactctattttaggctacaattgggaagaccatcccattgaagaacattttcaaagttctacaagtaataaaaggtaactttatgtgcacactgatatagatatgaatcttaagaaattttaatgtgtcctggaagtttgtttttttgtttgtttgtttgttggctgctttttattttctgtttttgaaatagttttttttttttctgtgtactgtggcttgacttagacctgcttgttagaacaatgtgatctcaaaatcacacagatctgcctgcttctgcctccacaaatgctgggattaaaggaatatacCAGCACatctggctgtgtcctggaggttttaaagaaaagcaacagtgtaaaaagagcactgcttaaagtgtactgatgatcattaaaatctcacaattccacgtacctcaatgtcaggtatctgatttgtatttgcaaggcactcccctaagatagaagaaaataaaataatgttgtaacagaaaataccattgaaatcatatagacattacagctactgagttaaactgccaatctgtttagtctcattctatctactcagatattgtaagaggtatacacattgaataggtgatcactatgtttcaaaaccttctaatgagcagatatttcatagtacaaccagtgttacacatattcagatagtaacactgtaaagtttagtgaaaggagcagcttatgaaaGTCAAGAATataattgtggagaaaccttaatccctatatgacatgtctatgatgaacaaaaaaaaaaacgtgttaattcaatgtgggaatcttttattattcttgtaatttaaattggtatatcagatgtcacaatgtttataagacacatgagcatagagatattgaaagaagcagtgtacctgtgtttctccaagaataattaattttgtagaagtccccactttgagtagattttctgaatgtgataaaaggtaacagttaattggttttgcaacttcactgagaattcatcagcaaaatcatactgctgaaaatacctatgaatactaggaatttggaacttctgcttgtcctggctcactttgtaaatgaagtgtcattcataccgtacaaaaatttgtgaatgggattgcttcggtaaaactctgaatccttacaatactcttcatatacacgagaaaacctcttatagaaaaatgatgctataaaagtgaaccacataataaatgctcttaccatcacagagatcttcaaaaatacccataatgaaggggaataccatgaatgtaaataaaataataaaagtttaagatttgattcttctttatcattagaccaaattataaaattgattcatatagataaatatatttactagtgtaatcaaatgactgtagtcaatatttcacatgtgccaattatctttgcaggcatgaaagcagtcgtactggagagaaacgttttaaacgcactctatgtggtaaatccttccaccataccacttttctcataagccatgaaagaacacacactggagaggagccttacaaatgtaatcattgtggtaaagcctttaaaacaaacagtcagctcatacggcataaaagaacacatactggagagaaaccttatgaatgtaaccagtgtggtaaagcctttgcacaaaacagtcatctcataagccataaaagaacacacactggcgagaaaccatatgaatgtaacgagtgtggcaaagcctttgcacacaatagtaatctcataagccataaaagaacacacactggagagaaaccttatgagtgtaaccagtgtggtaaagcctttgcagaaaacagtcatctcataagccataaaagaacacacactggcgagaaaccatatgaatgtaatgagtgtggcaaagcctttgcacaaaacagtaatctcataagccataaaagtacacacactggagagaaaccttatgagtgtaaccagtgtggtaaagcttttgcaaaaaacagtcatctcataagccatgaaagaacacacactggagagaaaccttatgaatgtaatgagtgtggtaaagcctttgcagtaaacagtactctcttaagccataaaagaacacacactggagagaaaccttacaaatgtaaccagtgtggcaaagcctttgcagtaaacagtactctcttaagccataaaagaacacacactggagagaaaccttataaatgtaaccagtgttgtaatgcctttgcacaaaacagtcatctcataagccataaaagaacacacaatggagagaaaccttatgaatgtaatgagtgtggtaaagcctttgcacgcaataataatctcataagccataaaagaacacatactggaaagaaaccttataaatatacccaatatgataaagcctttgcacagctgtctcaggaaacatgaaaaaacgcacagtggagagaagcctggtgaggataattagtgtgataaaacctttgcatataacagacaacagcacattctggagggaaaccatatgaattaactgtgtggcaaagcctttgtacataacatctcctaatacataaaagaaaacatactgg
Proteins encoded in this region:
- the LOC132650993 gene encoding zinc finger protein 160-like, with protein sequence MLETCKNLTAIGYNWEDHPIEEHFQSSTSNKRHESSRTGEKRFKRTLCGKSFHHTTFLISHERTHTGEEPYKCNHCGKAFKTNSQLIRHKRTHTGEKPYECNQCGKAFAQNSHLISHKRTHTGEKPYECNECGKAFAHNSNLISHKRTHTGEKPYECNQCGKAFAENSHLISHKRTHTGEKPYECNECGKAFAQNSNLISHKSTHTGEKPYECNQCGKAFAKNSHLISHERTHTGEKPYECNECGKAFAVNSTLLSHKRTHTGEKPYKCNQCGKAFAVNSTLLSHKRTHTGEKPYKCNQCCNAFAQNSHLISHKRTHNGEKPYECNECGKAFARNNNLISHKRTHTGKKPYKYTQYDKAFAQLKYLRLHPRTHTGGKPYKCNLCGKAFSQNSHLISHKRTHTGEKPYECNQCGKAFAQNSHLIRHKRTHTGEKPYECNQCGKAFAQNSTLLSHKRTHTGEKPYECNQCGKAFAENSHLASHKRTHTGEKPYECNQCGKAFAKNSHLISHKRTHTGEKPYECNQCGKAFAQNSALISHKRTHTGEKPYECNQCGKAFAQNSTLLSHKRRHTGEKPFECNQCGKAFVENS